One stretch of Rhinolophus ferrumequinum isolate MPI-CBG mRhiFer1 chromosome 27, mRhiFer1_v1.p, whole genome shotgun sequence DNA includes these proteins:
- the TFB2M gene encoding dimethyladenosine transferase 2, mitochondrial → MWVPVAGVPWRLTLSAFSGAGRFCVLRYQAARWKDVPARNSRGLSDFHPQLLPSQGFGESPSWLSKCRLESRHYITDPRLAETMVRILWGKEDACKLFLECNPGPGILTQALLERGARVIALESDRTFIPHLESLGKNLGGKLDVVHCDFFKLDPRNHGVVKPPSLTSQVLFQNLGIEALPWSKGIPLKVVGIFPTKNERKTLWKLLHDIYSCTSIYRYGRVELNLFINEKECKKLMANPQNPHLYQALSVLWQVACEIELLHMEPWSSFDLYTQNGQLEKPKCRESLGEIQQKLCFTRLTPRRNLFTENLTPVNYDVFFHMLKQCFMKRNAKLIDHLHSLSPVDAMDILKQTRKKEKTKITNMYPRDFKRLFETIECSKGYTCKWLYDDFMEDIVI, encoded by the exons ATGTGGGTTCCAGTGGCGGGGGTTCCTTGGCGGCTGACGCTGTCAGCCTTTTCCGGTGCAGGTCGCTTTTGCGTTTTAAGGTACCAAGCGGCGCGGTGGAAGGACGTCCCAGCGAGGAACAGCCGTGGTTTGTCTGACTTCCACCCGCAGCTGTTGCCCAGTCAGGGTTTCGGAGAATCGCCCTCTTGGCTGTCCAAATGCCGTCTAGAGTCCAGGCATTACATAACCGATCCGAGACTAGCTGAGACCATGGTGCGGATCCTGTGGGGAAAAGAAGACGCTTGCAAACTATTCCTGGAATGCAATCCAG GTCCTGGAATCCTGACTCAAGCATTACTTGAAAGAGGTGCCAGAGTGATTGCCCTTGAAAGTGACAGAACTTTTATTCCACACTTGGAG TCGCTAGGAAAAAATCTGGGTGGAAAACTAGACGTGGTCCACTGTGACTTCTTTAAACTGGATCCTAGAAATCATGGAGTAGTAAAACCTCCTAGTCTGACTTCACAAGTACTTTTCCAGAATTTGGGAATAGAAGCACTTCCTTGGTCAAAAG GTATCCCTTTAAAAGTAGTTGGAATCTTCCCAactaaaaatgagagaaagacacTTTGGAAACTTTTACATGACATATATTCCTGTACTTCTATATATAGATATGGACGAGTagaattaaatttgtttattaatgaAAAGGAATGCAAG aagCTAATGGCAAATCCTCAGAATCCACATCTGTACCAAGCATTAAGTGTGCTCTGGCAAGTAGCTTGCGAGATTGAACTTCTGCATATG GAGCCTTGGTCGTCATTTGACTTATACACGCAAAATGGGCAACTGGAAAAGCCAAAGTGTAGg GAGTCATTGGGAGAAATACAACAGAAACTGTGTTTTACTCGACTGACTCCCCGTAGAAATTTATTTACAGAAAACTTAACACCTGTTAACTATGATGTATTTTTTCACATGTTAAAGCAGTGTTTTATGAAGCGCAATGCCAAGCTAATAGACCACTTACA TTCATTGAGTCCAGTTGATGCAATGGATATATtgaagcaaacaagaaaaaaggaaaaaacaaaaataacaaatatgtatCCTCGAGACTTTAAACGCCTTTTTGAAACTATAGAGTGTTCCAAAGGTTACACCTGTAAATGGCTATATGACGACTTCATGGAAGACATAGTCATATAG